From the Candidozyma auris chromosome 2, complete sequence genome, the window AGAATGCTTTCATtattttgaacaaaatgTACGCCGAGAAGGGCCGCCACGAGACTATTTGGGGTATCTTGAGAGCCTTTCACTACACAAATTCTCTATCATTGAACGAtaagtttctttttcccGGTATTGAGGTTTCAGAGAATTCCAGTGTCGAGCTCAGTCCTATCGGCTACAGATTTTTCGTTGActtgtttctcaaatttGATAAGGATAACGACGGAGGtctcaatgaagaagagctcacGAACCTATTTCTTCCAACACCCGGCATTCCCAAGATCTGGAGAGAGTCGAACTTTCCCTCATCTATAGTATGCAATGAGAGAGGGTATGTCTCCTTGCAAGGATGGTTGGCGCAATGGAATCTCACTACATTCCTCGATCATAAAACTACTCTAGAATATCTTGCATATTTGGGTTTTGACGAAGGTGTATCCACAAAGGCTATTAGAGTCACTAAGCAACGCAAGCTTCGGCAGAAACAAGGAAAGCAGTATCGCGGCTCTGTCAATGATAGGAATGTTTTCAACTGCTTCATATTGGGCGCACCGCAATCAGGAAAGACGTCATTACTTGAGCAATTCATCAGAGGAACATATAGTGAATACTACCTGCCAACAATTCAGCCAAAGATATGCGTGAAGGATATCGAGCTACGAGGAGGAAAGCAATGTTATCTAATTCTCGAAGAATTAGGCCAGCTTGAGCCCGCGATTTTAGAGAATAGGGCTGCTTTGAATAAGTGTGATGTTATCTGCTACACCTACGATTCATCAGATCCTGACTCTTTCCAGTATCTTGTTGACCTCAGAAAGAAGTATCTGAAGTTCTTAGATGAGATTCCTTCAGTATTTGTTGCATTGAAAGCAGACCTCGATaaacagcagcagaggTCAGATGTTCCTCCCGAGAACTACACAAGAGACTTGTTTTTAGGGTCACCTTTACATATCTCCAGTTCCTGGACTACTTCACTTCATGAACTTTTTATTCAATTGGTCGATGCAGCAAAAGATCCTAGAATCTCTACTCCAGGGCTAGAAACTCATCCAGATACAACCGATTTTGAAAGCCTCAAACATTATTTAATTGCTGGAGGAGCTATTGGCTTCATGGCCATCTTCTCTGTCTGGATATGGAGAAGTGCGCACATAGTGAAGCACTAGGACCTTCACGAGGTTTGCACACGGATTTTTGTGAATTATGGAATATGAGATGCGCATCTCAGAGCGGTATCATTACTAGCAAGaccttttcatcaactaTAGATTCGACAATGTCGGAACAAAAGGATTTCAAGCCTGTGTCGGTAAAAAAGCCCATTCCCAACACGTATGACTTGGGAAACCTTGCAACGTTCGATCCAAACCCCTTGGACAACACCCTTTTGAACGatccagagaagaaagaggaacATTTGGCTGCTGTCACGAGAGATAACTTGCAGCTCTTGATCAATCAAGTATTGTCATTACCAATCAAGACTACCACTGAATCACAAGGCACGTCATCCGGCCAGGACGCCACCATGACTCTCATACAATTGCCAGAGCCCACGACACCTTTGCCTCGAGAGAAGGCTATCCCCAAGCCCAAACCTCCTACCAAGTGGGAACAGTTTGCTGCTAAGAAGGGCATTAAAGCTAAGGCGAAAGAAGGCAAGATGGTGTATGATGAAGCTAGTGGCGAGTGGGTGCCCAAGTGGGGTTACAAGGGCAAGAACAAGGCATTGGATGACCAGTGGTTGGTTGAGATTGACGAAAAGAATAAGGGCACTTCAGATGAGTTGATCGACCCAAGAACATTGAAGCGTGCggagagaaagaagttggtgaagaagaacgagTTGCAGCACAAGCGTAACTTGAAGAGGTCTCAAGTTTAAGGTGCGATTGTCGGACGTCTAGGAAAACAAATCTGTATCATAGTAATGAAGGCATAGGATACTTTGTGTAGGTATGACGAAGATATGATGAATTAGATAGTCTACCGATGCTGCCAGCCTATCTTAATCGTCCATACACATCAGACAACGGGATTTAGCCGCTCTAGGCTAGTGGCAGTTACCTTTTTGAGGAAGTCTCATAATATGATGGGTAGCTACTCAGTTGAAAAGTTTCTGGCATTCGCTGCTGAATGTTGATGAATCTTCCTGCTCTGAAAGGTAGACGCATCCATATTATATTACCATGGAGTATTGTCCATGCAGCTAAGTAGAATAATTTTCACTTTTCACCCCTGATATATAAACACAGCTCTGAGCCGGAGATCAACAGCTCACAAGAATAgacgaaaaggaagaaacgCAAAACTCTCTTGTCGTATGTGAACAACGACACCCACTATCTTTGCGTAAATCTGgtctttcgcagccatcttTAACGAACGGAGAGCCTCAACTGTGCACTCCATACTGAGAGTCCCTCTTCAAGGGACCCTGCGGTGCTGCCAACTTACAGGACATCACGGAACTCTTAGAAAAAAGTCACCAAGGATTACTATCAATATCTGCTGGGCCAGTTTATTTAGTAATCAAGACATgtcaatctccttcttAAACGGGTCAATCTTTGTACCTCCCCTCCTCGTCTCCTGCACCTGGCGAGGGTTCCGTACATAGTGGGGCTCCTCATGTCTCAAATGCTGCAAGTAGGTCTTTCCCAACTAGCATTCTTTCCATAAAATGAGCTTCGAACCAGACCGCTACCGCCCAATGATTGATGTACGTACAATCTAATGAAAAATTGATAAGACCCCCACTAACAAACAGGCCATTCTCAGTGTCgctgatcttgaagagattaCAGTCAAGAGAATCAGGAATGCTCTCCAGGAGCTCTTTGCCGTCGaccttcttcctcataAGGTACGTAACACCCAAATTCATGAGGGAAATTCAAGAATTCCATCCCGGGAATTTATCAATTGATTACTAACCCGCAGAAAGAAATGAATAGCTTTATCCTACAAAGGTACTATAAGCTACTAGACGAAAAGGAAAACCCAAAGTCAGACGACGCtgagaaaatcaagaaagagcGGGAGTACCAGGACCACTTGCTAGCGCAGAAGTTGCTGCGATCAGACAATAACAGGCCCATCACTCGCCGTGGTATCACTCCGTCGAAAGttacgaaaaagaaaaccacACGAAAACTGGGTAGAACACCCAACACCGCATTCAATGCCGAGCTTGTGCTTTCTCCACAACTCCAGGAGGTGGTAAAGAGCGAGCGCATGAGTAGGCCCCAGGTGGTGAAGCAGATTTGGACATACATTAAGGTGAACAATCTTCAGGACCAACTGGacaagagaaagattcACTGTGACGaaaaaatgagaaacttgttcaaaaaaCTGCTGGTCGGAATGTTTGAGATGAATAAGCTTCTCGGCGATCATATGTATAAAGATGGAGAGGTTGTCAATGGGAACGGCAAGAGAGACATAAGCGATGAAGacaatgacgatgaagaagagggcGAGGCTACTTTTCATGATGAAAGTGACAGGAAAGATGTGAAGCAGGAACAggtttctgaagaaagcgAGATCAGCGATGTTGACGAGTAGTGCTTGCCTATACTGGGGTTCTCGGGGATTCTCTTGTACTATATATTTCACAAGTCAGTCAAAGTGTAAAACTAAATTGATACAAAATAATAGCAAAGTCCGGTGGAGATTTCGTTGGGCTGCTTAAAACAATGTCTGGGGAAGCTAAGTTAACAGTAAGTAGTTCACAATAAATAATTTATATTCGTAAAATTTCTGTATCAGCATTTCGGCATTGAAATTAGTGTCTAGGGAAATTAACACTGCCCATTTACCACCACATACCGTGGAAGCCTTTACAATCTTAACAGTGTCTTCGTTAGAAAGATATCTAGAGTTATGTACTGCCCTATTTGACTAGCCAATATATCTATATTCCTTAGACTTCCTGAATCTGCCCATATGCCTTTTGTTTAAGACGCTTGTAAAACAGCCTTCTTCTGACCTACTGGAATGTTGCCATGTGTATTTTGATTCTTGAGAATACAACGTTGAAAGTCCAAATGGGTAATTAATTgttcttctccatttcGATGAACCCAATTGGGCTCTGAGCTCGTGAGAGTGTTCAAGCAAGTAAATGATATTTATCATTGACACTGATACAATTTGCAGCAAGTTTCTGACAGTCGAGAGAGGCACTTTGAGGGGATCCTCTTACATATGTCAAAAGCGTAGATTCTTACGAACAGACTTCCTTCGCTGCAACTCATGGCCAAGGTAGATAAGGCGACGACAGTAAACACAGCTACAAAATCTCAATAAATGCCAATAATTTTATTGCTCACTCTTACGATTTAACTTCCTTAAAAGAATCAGAAATCATGATTGAAGGCTTAGACTTATCAGGGAGCGTAGGCAGTGGGATTCATAGTGCTAGCGATCAGCCGATCATCATCATGTGAAGGGAGCCAATACTCTCAAAAATTCTGGAAGCAAACATGTCACCAATTTGACACTTGCAGATGCCAATAAGTATAGGGAATGTGGGGAGTCGAGAAGGTGGAGTTCTTGTATATATTCAATACTAATAACCGTTGTCCCCAAAACTAGATATGTTATCAACATAACTTTTAAAATTAaactattttttttttttcttcttcaatttttcattaCCATGAGCTTGTCAAGTTGGAGCTGTGCCAACGCAGCTTCTCGAATGGCTACGAGTGTATTGTGAGAGCAAAGGGTGAGGCTACAGATCACTTCATACAAAGCGCATCACCAAGAAAAGTAAATTTTAAAAGGATCTGATACTGCTCAGGTGAATATATTTTCTTAAGcactttctttgaagaataatTTTTTTACACAATTATCGGAAACAGTTGCTCCTAAAGGTATTAGCTTCTTACTATCTCCCGAAAAACTCTATTGCGaattgctgcaaaacgCGATGTACCCACATATTGACAACACCACAGCCATATGCCGTCTGCAGTGTTTTACTCCACGGACAAGCTTGACACTCAGTACCAGTGTACTTCAGGCAGTCGGTATACTAGATGATTCCCAAGCATCTCGAGCGAGAACCTCGCTCAGACAGTCTTCATCTGAAGGTCGAAGATAAGCACTTTGATAATGTCGATTTGAACAAGTTATATGAGCTGGTGCTCAAGgttcttttgcttgagtACATATGCGAAGCTCGGTTCTACCAGCCGGTACGAAGGAGTCCTTCACcatcgaagaagagcagtATAGAGAGACGATCACGTTTTTCGAGACTAGAGGGCGATTGCACACTTCCGGGCCATTTGGTTGACGATCTCAAGGCAAGACTCAATGCAATTGCcatgaagaaatcaaaccACGATGAGCTCACAAGAAGGTCGTTGCTTCGATTTTACGGAGAGACACTTGATCCAGCGTTCAAATCAGATGTCAGAAGAGCCAACAACATCGACAtattggtgatgaagtttgTCTCGGCTGCCAATAAGGAGGTACTCAAAGTAGGGCTGATCCCAAACGAGGAGGTAAGCTCACGCGTGTTTAAGCAGACAGACGAGTTCATAAAAATCATTGGGTCTCTCATACAAAAGGACAAGAACAAAGACGCCCTAATGGCGAAGCTAGAGGAGCATAAAGCAGCGTTGCAGCCTTCGCAAAAGGCTACCTCGAGCTCTAAGAGCTCAGAGAATTTGCAATACCATGAACCATCCTGTCAGGTCTCTGACATGGACAGGTCATCtatcaagctcttgatggagctttttggaaagGATCAGACccaaattcaacaagacATTCAGACTCTAAAGCCCACTGTTACTCAGAAAACCCTTCATAAAGACGTTGATCAAGCATTATTTTATCTAAATAAGGACATCGGCAGATACTCTATGAGGCAGTTTCTGTCTCAGGATGCATATGAAAGTTGGAAGGAAAGGGAGACAGCGTTTTGCCAGCTGCTTTACAATAAGTACCCTATCCCGTCTTCCATGAAGCTCCTTCCAAATCCCCCGCTACCGGCTGGTCTGGAGCTCTATATAATGCCCCCTTCAAACGTTGTCACAAGTTACTTTACCACTTTGGCCAAGCTTTGTCTCTTGCATAGCAAGAGTAAGGGTAGCAACTCCAGTTCGATGCTTTTGGACGACGAGACACCCTTATTTTCGAACAAATCCAATGAGTTGATGCAGGCTTGCGCCAGGGTGTGGCGGGTAGATTATCCTACAAGGGCTGTCGCTCTCTTTGGGGCAGCTCATTCATCAGGAATTTTGATTGATCctcttttccaaaactCGACAAAAGAACTAGAGCCTATCGATCTAGAAATGTCAAAAAGGGTCCTCAATATGTGTAGAAGTATGGTTGAGGGCCATGGGAAGCTCGACTGGGATGACAAGTTTTCTTGGTCTATAAAAGATCAAGAGCAATGGTCAACATTTTTGGGCTACACTTATAGTGAAGTTTTCTATGGAATTAAAGACTGCCTTTCAATCATTTTGAGCAAGACTGTGAAACCTAAGTTTAGTCCATACCTATCATTTTTGGCTGACTACGTGGAATCCGACGTCTTATTTCCCCGACTCCGTGAAAAGGGTGCTACTACAAAGTGGGAACGGAAGCTAACGAGAACACTTTTGCGAGTGTCAGAGGCGCTGTATGCTGACGTTCTTAAGACTCTTCCAAGAGACGACACCCTTAGCATTTTGCATATACTTGATATTTCTGATGCTCTTATTGACAACATCAAGACACTTCAAAAGAGGTATAAAAATCCACTCCTAGGGTTTCTCAATGTCAGTCGAACTTATGCGGCAGTGGTGACCGGCATGTTTGCCTCAGATGCTAAGAATATTCTTAAGCACATATCTGCTAGAACGAAAGCGAAGGGGGAATTTTTGAATTATGGTGATGCTTTGGAAGCATACAAGTCTCTCAGTGAAATACGCAGCATACATAATCAGGTCTGCTCTGAAAACGCCACGTTCAACTTTGACCTTGAAGAGTTCTTCTaccaacatcttgaagcatGGGTAGCAGAAAGTAGCAACAAAATACGTGATTACGTGTTGAAAGCcatccaagaagatctgTTCGAACCTATTGACATTGAGAATGATCAAAAAAAGTACAGTACTTCGGTGCATGATATCTTTACTGTTATAAAGCACTATCTACTGATTCTCAAAGGTTTAGGATGGCAGAACAAATATCAGATTGCCAAAGTGTACAccattttgatgaaaagcaTATCTAACTGTGCGCTCTTGTACTCCAGCCGCATGAGCGACATGATCTTGGAAGACTTGAATGAAGAGGTTTTGGATCAGACGCCTCAGGTCCCCTCAATGAATGGCTGGTTTGCTGAAGTCAAAAGTAAAGTTGCCAGCTATAACCTTAATAATTCGAAAGTGGAGGTGGAAGAGCCCTACAACTTTACCTCCAGGACATGCATTGGCTTGAACAACATTGATGCATTAATAGCTAATCTTACGAGGTTGGAGGATTTGCTCAATCCTGAAGAGGTCTCCCAGGTGATGGCCAAATATGATCCGAAGTCATCACGGGCTTATACTAATCACATAGTCTCCTTAAGAGTTGTGAAGGCCGAGGATCTCCGTTCTGCTCTGGACAAGTCGAGCATTCGTCCATACATGACTCTTGTCGATACAAAAGCTCGTAAGACTATTACCAAGACACGAGCATTAGATGGGGAAAATCCAGAATGGGATGAGGAAGTAGAGTTTACCCTTGCAGCCAACTCATCTCTCACGATGTCCGCTACTGTTTGGGAGGAGAAATTGGGAACTCATCCTGTTTGTGGTAGGGCGTTGATGCAGCTAGAGCCCAGAAAATTCAAGCATGATGGTATACCGCAAGAgattttccttgatcttgatcCGCAGGGACGTGTTCACATCGAGATTGCTGTAGAAAGTGAAAGGGACGATGCAATCTTTGCTATGGGACGAGCACATAGGGCGCTCAAGAGAAGCATTGAGCGTATTACTAAACTTATTGTGGCTAAGTTTTCgaagttcatcaagttgtgtttctcaagaaactcaCTTAAGTCTGTCTGTGGAGCTAGTGGTAACTTAAAACCATCTCAGGAACAAATGGATGAAGCGATGTTGCCACTTTACAATTACCTCAACATGAACTTGCTGGTGCTAGCTCAATTTCTCACCAAGGATCTTTTGCATAAAGTGATGCTCGAAGCATGGAACATTGTTGTGGCCAGCGCTGATGAGTTGTTGCTCCCGAAACTCACGAGTGCCAAAGCACTTCGTCTGGCACACCTTAAGAAGGGGAAAGTTTTAAGTAGCTCCGGAAATTTGATGGCTTCTGGATGGCAGTCTGCTGTTTCTTCAGCTATGGCAAATGTTACAAACTCCATGAGTGTTTTAGGGTTCGGCAAGACTCTAACGAATAACGAAATTGAGACCGTTATTGCGTGGCTCAACTTCCTTTGTCTTGACTTCTTTTATAACGAAGGCAATGGACCGCCAATCGTGGACTTGAAGACCGAGCAATACCAATCAATCATGTTAATCCCCGTGTATTACGACAAGTATCCCGAATTCTTGATACACGAGGTCGAAAGACTCTCTCCAGCATACTTGCAAATGCTAAGAGACAAGAATAATGTCTTCATATCCAATCATCCGGACGCAGACACTGCAAATTTACGGAGTAGAGCAGGATCCATCGCAAGAAGTCTGACTATTCGTGCTAACGCCACAGCTAAGGCGAGAGCTCGCgctgcaaaagaagcgCGCGAGCTTCTGTCTGACCCGTTGGTGGCACAAACTTCAACGGAGAACATCATTTTGAGACTTTTGCTTGTAAAGGATGAGAAAGCGTTTGTTGCTAATCGtgttgagcaaagagagagaTTGGCTCATACAATAGCTACTGAGAGATTAGCAAGGGCTGCTGCAGAAGGTACATTGTTTAAATAATATCATTACACACTTAGGTACCTTGTATTTTTGTTTCCGGCGATATCAGTTTGCATGCTCATTTGTTTTCGCCGTTAAGACTATGAATGGGGCTCGTCCGCCCTTGCTTCATTGGACTCTGCCTTCGAGGCCTTGTCAGTCTCAACTCCCGCATTGATAgtatcatcttcattaGTAGTCTCATTAACGTCCTGTTGGATGGTCGTGTCATTTGGATCGTGATAAATTGTGGTATCTGCGTCCATCGTTGTGTCTGGGTTTGCTTTCGATGCTGTGTCGTCGGGTTTTGCATCCTTCGCTTCACCGCCCTTCCttttttcgtcttcttgTGGCACCTCCTCGCTTGCATCTGCCTTTTCCGTAGTTTCATCAGCATCTCTCATCTCAATGTCTTCGTCAGCTTTCGTAGCAGCCTTGTATTCAGTAGCACCCTTTTcgagaagaatatcaaagTCCAGTTCGAGtttttgcttttgctcTGCGCTACAGTTTGCCGCCcagccaacttcttcatcatctaGTAGTTTGTTCAAAGCATCCAACTTTTCCTCATGTGATTGTGTCGCATCCTTCTGCTTTTGTAGAATCAGATTAGATGTGAAGTTATCATAAGCACCAGgctcgaagaagagacgaTATGAATTCTCACAAATAGAAACCCTGAGATCAGAGACAGCCTTGCCCTCGCATTGTTCCTCCTCAACTGCATCTATGAATGGTTTGTGGAAAGGCATGTTGATCTTAGAAGCCGGGACACCTTCAGTCGGGTGGGACATGACGTAAGATGTGACGTAGTAATTGTAGCTCTCCTCCGCGTTCTCGTGGTCGTTGATCGTCAAATCGTCCAAGGCAACGAACTCTATCATCACTGAGTTGTCTGGCTCGTGAAGAACAATCTTGAACatattttcttcattgcTCATGAGAGACCTCACTTGCATACGGTACAAAATTTGGTCTTTGGCAGTAGAAGCGGGAGTATTCCTATCTTGTTCAAATAACACAACCATTTCTGAGGTCTTGGAGTCTGTAATCATCGTATGCATGTGCTTCACGAGGGCCTGAACAACCTTATCAATCGTGTAACATTTATACGCCTTATTACAGTAACCTTGACGTAAGCTCTCCTCAAACCATTGATGCTCAATATCACCATCGAGTAATCTTTCAGTCAACGATAAAACTTGCTTGTAACAATCCTTCGTTCCGTCAATTTGGACACCGACCTCTTCAAGCTGATGTGATAGAAGGTTGAGATCCTTGGCGAATTGGGGAGTTGTACGAGATCTGATTTCCTTTGCAACCTCTTCGTTCATACCTTTAATTTCTTCCAATCTCTCATAAAGTGTTCTGAAGTGACGGAAAAAGACATAGATAGTGGTGTTGCAGAAGAAATTATATCTATCACGCTTTTGCTCTCTGGACATCTCATCCAATGAGAACGTTGATGACGCCGTGCGGATCCATAACTCACCAGATTTCTCAACCTCGTTAGCAAGATCTGGTTCTTCGGATTCACTTGCAGAAGAGgcatctttttcatcttttctAGGCTTGgattgcttcttcaaaacgTCACGCAACAAATCTGGATCACGGTTTCGCTTTTTAGTGCTGGATGTCTCGGAGGCTCCATTTTGTTCGACT encodes:
- a CDS encoding ERMES complex Ca(2+)-binding regulatory GTPase GEM1 yields the protein MPLRIVICGDDSVGKSTLLASFVKEEYVPSVQGLIPPVTISRDDYVTMSESISEDSEADRDSSSLSQYIPQTTVIVDTQASDHITLNKELKQADVILLVYSDHYTYERISLYWMPFFRASGVNLPVIVCANKSDLHGSTEKPISFKQQNTEEFVPLINDFKEIEACVKCSAKTGSNVVDAFYLCQRAVTHPISPIFDSKEGNLKPAAVDALKRVFFLCDTDQDGYLSYQEFSDLHSKCFGQSASQEEFNDIVTNLSTIILPQDGEPKGISENAFIILNKMYAEKGRHETIWGILRAFHYTNSLSLNDKFLFPGIEVSENSSVELSPIGYRFFVDLFLKFDKDNDGGLNEEELTNLFLPTPGIPKIWRESNFPSSIVCNERGYVSLQGWLAQWNLTTFLDHKTTLEYLAYLGFDEGVSTKAIRVTKQRKLRQKQGKQYRGSVNDRNVFNCFILGAPQSGKTSLLEQFIRGTYSEYYSPTIQPKICVKDIELRGGKQCYLILEELGQLEPAILENRAALNKCDVICYTYDSSDPDSFQYLVDLRKKYSKFLDEIPSVFVALKADLDKQQQRSDVPPENYTRDLFLGSPLHISSSWTTSLHELFIQLVDAAKDPRISTPGLETHPDTTDFESLKHYLIAGGAIGFMAIFSVWIWRSAHIVKH
- the RRS1 gene encoding Rrs1p; translation: MSEQKDFKPVSVKKPIPNTYDLGNLATFDPNPLDNTLLNDPEKKEEHLAAVTRDNLQLLINQVLSLPIKTTTESQGTSSGQDATMTLIQLPEPTTPLPREKAIPKPKPPTKWEQFAAKKGIKAKAKEGKMVYDEASGEWVPKWGYKGKNKALDDQWLVEIDEKNKGTSDELIDPRTLKRAERKKLVKKNELQHKRNLKRSQV